Proteins from a single region of Bacteroidota bacterium:
- the rsmG gene encoding 16S rRNA (guanine(527)-N(7))-methyltransferase RsmG, whose translation MDDAVLFRSICQKNRLEITDAQLSSLEGYVKELLEWNQKINLISRKDEEHIWTRHVLGSIALLFQFEFLPGSTIIDIGTGGGLPGIPLGILSEGLEVTLIDSIQKKIRAVAEIITSRKLGRVKALPGRIEELNGKPPFHHAFDYVIARAVGSISDIVKWGAPLLKTSSGGQPNDPSPRKWLKRGSIILLKGGDLTGEMEQARVKQKPGDIESYPLMIDGIDPSEFVEKKIVIIRP comes from the coding sequence ATGGATGATGCTGTTTTGTTCAGGTCAATATGCCAGAAAAACCGCCTTGAAATAACGGACGCTCAGCTCAGCTCGCTCGAAGGATATGTGAAAGAGTTATTGGAATGGAATCAAAAGATCAATCTGATCTCACGCAAAGACGAAGAACATATCTGGACGCGTCACGTGCTCGGCTCGATTGCACTCCTCTTTCAGTTCGAGTTTCTCCCGGGCTCCACGATCATCGACATCGGTACCGGCGGCGGGCTGCCGGGGATTCCCCTTGGCATCCTGTCTGAAGGCCTGGAGGTCACCCTCATAGACTCGATACAAAAGAAGATCCGGGCCGTGGCAGAGATTATTACGAGCCGAAAGTTGGGACGAGTCAAGGCTCTCCCGGGCAGGATCGAAGAGCTGAACGGCAAGCCGCCTTTCCACCATGCATTCGATTATGTTATCGCTCGTGCAGTCGGCTCAATTTCCGATATTGTGAAATGGGGCGCACCTTTACTAAAGACCTCTTCGGGTGGTCAGCCAAACGATCCCTCCCCGCGGAAATGGCTGAAGAGGGGATCGATTATTCTCCTCAAGGGGGGAGATCTTACGGGAGAGATGGAGCAGGCACGTGTGAAGCAAAAGCCGGGGGATATTGAATCCTATCCCCTTATGATCGACGGGATCGATCCATCCGAATTTGTCGAAAAGAAAATTGTCATCATCCGCCCTTAA
- a CDS encoding VCBS repeat-containing protein: MFKTLLFLLLVAESCAAPQPGGGVSFRPAIHLPVGGHPNSVSVSDLNRDGKKDIIVAYSDKSMIAIFVGDGKGSFMQAKGSPFPAGQEPNDIAVGDFNGDGRSDLAVPNHGVKTATVLLGDGKGGFSFAPGSPFSVQSRPHPHGIVAADFNGDKKLDLAVESWGENKVLVMFGIGDGSFSQPGVKFDVGKMPYQRLRAADLNADGHPDIITSNFEGSSVSVLLGDGKGGFTPAGSGNIPVPESPFGLAVGDFNGDHHPDIAVSHYSGQGDDRSKDGVSLLYGDGKGGFTLAKGSPFPTGHYPPMVAAGDLNGDGFTDMVLPNKMENSVTLYLGGRNGIKMAEGSPISVGHGPQCAVIDDIDGDGKADIVVTEEDDNDVVILFTK; the protein is encoded by the coding sequence GTGTTTAAGACTCTCCTTTTTCTCCTTCTGGTCGCGGAAAGCTGTGCGGCCCCCCAACCAGGCGGGGGAGTCTCTTTTCGGCCGGCGATTCACCTTCCGGTAGGGGGCCATCCGAACTCGGTTTCCGTTTCGGACCTAAACCGCGACGGAAAGAAAGACATCATTGTGGCCTATAGCGACAAGTCCATGATTGCGATCTTCGTGGGTGACGGCAAGGGGAGTTTTATGCAAGCGAAAGGCTCACCCTTTCCGGCAGGGCAGGAGCCTAACGATATTGCAGTAGGGGATTTTAACGGCGACGGCCGCTCCGATCTCGCCGTTCCGAATCACGGAGTGAAGACCGCAACCGTCCTTCTCGGGGATGGGAAGGGGGGATTCTCATTCGCTCCCGGGTCTCCGTTCAGCGTGCAGAGTAGGCCCCATCCACACGGGATTGTGGCTGCGGATTTCAACGGCGACAAGAAACTCGACCTCGCAGTGGAGAGCTGGGGAGAGAACAAGGTGCTTGTGATGTTCGGCATCGGCGATGGCTCCTTCTCGCAACCGGGCGTGAAATTCGATGTCGGGAAGATGCCGTACCAGCGCCTGCGCGCCGCGGACCTCAATGCCGACGGGCATCCGGATATTATCACCTCGAACTTTGAAGGAAGCTCCGTCTCGGTTCTCCTTGGAGACGGCAAAGGGGGGTTCACGCCTGCCGGCTCGGGGAACATCCCCGTGCCCGAGTCCCCGTTTGGACTTGCCGTGGGAGATTTCAACGGGGACCATCATCCCGATATCGCAGTCAGCCATTATTCCGGCCAGGGCGATGACCGGAGCAAGGACGGAGTCTCACTCCTTTACGGCGACGGAAAAGGCGGTTTCACCCTGGCGAAGGGCTCGCCGTTTCCCACAGGGCATTACCCTCCGATGGTCGCGGCGGGCGACCTGAATGGGGATGGATTCACCGATATGGTCCTGCCGAACAAAATGGAAAACAGTGTGACACTCTATCTCGGGGGGAGGAACGGTATCAAGATGGCGGAGGGCTCCCCGATATCGGTGGGACACGGACCTCAGTGTGCGGTCATCGATGATATCGATGGGGACGGCAAGGCGGATATCGTCGTAACGGAAGAGGACGACAACGATGTGGTAATCCTCTTTACGAAGTAG
- a CDS encoding MFS transporter produces MKEEHSPQTPPAPISERTILLVLTSIQFTNILDFVIMMPLGPQLMRVFSISPQEFGFVVSAYTFSAGISGFLAAFFIDRFDRKKALLVLYSGFTVGTFLCSFAPTYLFLVGARIIAGTFGGILAATILAIVSDMVPYDRRGAAMGMIMTAFSLAQVGGVPIGLFLANHFSWHAPFVFLASSALICMLIGAWVLPPMRSHLQSVRHDSPFQTVKALLTDAAPQRAILFMGTLIFGGFAIFPYISPYMVSNAGRTELDLPYLYFFGGAATIISSRVVGKLADRFGKLRVFTYLAWASLLPVILMTNLPSVSLPVAIIVVTVFMVIVSGRAVPSLAMVTAAVHPERRGSFLSISACVQQLSAGVASLMGGFILGKSLGGGITNFGWVGLISCLTTVLCIFLAKGLRQVDSTPEATPAAEAAGIG; encoded by the coding sequence ATGAAGGAAGAACACTCCCCCCAGACTCCCCCCGCGCCGATCTCCGAGCGGACCATCCTGTTGGTGCTCACCTCCATTCAGTTCACGAACATACTCGATTTCGTGATCATGATGCCGCTGGGGCCGCAGTTGATGAGGGTCTTTTCGATTTCTCCGCAGGAATTCGGATTCGTCGTATCCGCCTATACGTTCAGCGCGGGCATCTCGGGATTCCTGGCGGCGTTCTTTATCGACAGGTTCGATCGCAAGAAAGCCCTCCTCGTGTTGTATTCGGGATTCACAGTCGGGACGTTTCTCTGCTCCTTCGCACCGACTTACCTTTTCCTGGTTGGAGCGAGAATTATCGCGGGGACATTCGGGGGTATTCTCGCCGCGACAATCCTGGCGATCGTCAGCGACATGGTCCCTTACGACCGGCGGGGCGCAGCGATGGGGATGATCATGACGGCTTTTTCTCTTGCGCAGGTCGGTGGAGTCCCGATCGGTCTCTTTCTTGCAAACCATTTCAGCTGGCACGCGCCGTTTGTATTCCTCGCGTCTTCGGCGCTTATCTGCATGCTGATAGGAGCCTGGGTTCTTCCCCCCATGAGGTCCCACCTGCAATCGGTGCGTCACGACAGTCCGTTTCAGACCGTCAAAGCCCTCCTGACGGACGCGGCGCCGCAGCGGGCCATACTCTTCATGGGAACGCTGATTTTTGGGGGATTTGCGATCTTTCCATATATCAGTCCTTACATGGTTTCCAATGCCGGGCGGACGGAATTGGATCTCCCGTATCTCTATTTCTTTGGAGGAGCCGCGACGATTATATCGTCCCGGGTGGTCGGCAAGCTTGCGGACCGCTTCGGAAAACTCCGTGTTTTCACATACCTCGCCTGGGCTTCGCTTTTGCCCGTGATCCTGATGACGAACCTGCCTTCCGTCTCTCTTCCCGTCGCCATCATCGTGGTGACGGTGTTCATGGTGATCGTATCGGGAAGGGCGGTGCCATCGCTGGCGATGGTCACGGCAGCCGTCCACCCGGAGCGACGGGGGAGCTTTCTTAGCATCAGCGCGTGCGTTCAGCAACTCTCGGCCGGGGTCGCGTCTCTCATGGGAGGATTCATACTGGGAAAGTCGTTGGGCGGAGGGATCACAAATTTCGGATGGGTCGGATTAATATCCTGTCTCACGACGGTCCTTTGCATCTTCCTCGCAAAAGGACTTCGGCAGGTCGACTCAACGCCGGAGGCAACTCCCGCCGCAGAAGCGGCGGGGATCGGGTAG
- the typA gene encoding translational GTPase TypA — translation MNQRQDIRNIAIIAHVDHGKTTLVDHMLRQTGTFRDNQEVVKRVMDSNELERERGITILAKNTAVFYKPRTPKDGPKEIKINIVDTPGHSDFAGEVERTLKMVNGVLLLVDAAEGPLPGTKFVLKKSLELNLQPIVVINKIDRKDARSHVVLDEIFELFLSLGATNQQLDFPTIYAIAKQGVAKYELEDAGVDLAPLFETIVNRIPPPPGDSESPFQMLVTTIDYNDYLGRLGIGRIERGTIRLGSPMKIVHRDAVVEDARVTKIYTFAGLKRTEVTEASAGDIIAIAGMEDVEIGETLADAADPAPLPFVTIEEPTLSMNFIVNNSPFAGQEGKYVTTRALGERLAKELRSNVSLRVELTDTPDTFKVSGRGELHLGILIETMRREGYEFQVSAPQVIYKRIHDVMCEPMEHVIIDVPDEFVGIIIENLGSRKGVMKAMLQSLGNTRLEFIVPARGLLGFRSEFMTDTKGTGILHHNFHGYEPYKGDLATRHKGGVIQLEDGVATAYAMFKLQDRITFFIAPGTHVYRGMVVGENARDEDIIVNVCKTKQLTNMRASGADEAIRLEPPNIHTLEQAIEWINDDEYIEVTPASLRLRKRYLDHNERVRMSKKKVEAIGVE, via the coding sequence ATGAACCAACGACAGGATATACGAAACATCGCAATCATCGCGCACGTTGACCACGGCAAGACGACGCTGGTGGACCATATGCTGCGCCAGACAGGCACATTCCGGGATAACCAGGAAGTTGTCAAGCGGGTCATGGATTCCAACGAGCTGGAGCGCGAGCGCGGGATAACGATTCTGGCGAAGAATACCGCGGTCTTCTACAAGCCCCGTACGCCGAAGGACGGGCCGAAAGAGATTAAGATCAACATCGTCGACACGCCGGGCCACTCGGATTTCGCCGGGGAAGTCGAACGCACGCTCAAGATGGTGAACGGCGTGCTGCTGCTCGTGGATGCCGCCGAGGGCCCGCTCCCGGGCACCAAGTTCGTACTGAAAAAATCACTCGAGCTCAACCTCCAGCCGATCGTGGTCATTAATAAAATCGACCGCAAGGACGCGCGTTCTCATGTCGTGCTGGACGAAATCTTCGAGCTGTTTCTCTCTCTTGGTGCCACGAACCAGCAGCTCGACTTTCCGACCATTTACGCCATCGCGAAGCAGGGTGTCGCGAAGTACGAGCTTGAAGACGCAGGGGTGGATCTTGCTCCTCTCTTCGAGACGATCGTGAACCGGATTCCGCCTCCCCCGGGCGATTCCGAATCTCCGTTCCAGATGCTCGTGACAACCATCGATTACAACGACTACCTCGGCAGGCTCGGGATCGGCCGCATCGAACGCGGGACCATACGTCTCGGATCGCCGATGAAGATCGTCCACCGCGACGCGGTCGTGGAAGACGCCCGGGTTACGAAAATTTACACGTTCGCCGGACTGAAGCGGACCGAAGTTACGGAGGCCTCTGCCGGAGACATTATCGCAATTGCAGGAATGGAAGACGTCGAGATCGGCGAGACGCTCGCCGATGCCGCCGACCCCGCTCCCCTCCCCTTCGTTACGATCGAGGAACCAACGCTCTCGATGAACTTCATCGTGAACAACTCCCCCTTTGCCGGCCAGGAAGGCAAATATGTGACCACCCGCGCGCTCGGCGAGCGGCTTGCAAAAGAGCTCCGGTCGAATGTCAGCCTCCGGGTGGAGCTCACGGACACGCCAGATACGTTCAAGGTGAGCGGCAGGGGAGAACTTCATCTCGGGATTCTCATCGAGACGATGCGGCGTGAGGGATATGAGTTTCAGGTCTCGGCTCCCCAGGTCATCTACAAGCGCATCCACGATGTGATGTGCGAGCCGATGGAACACGTCATCATCGACGTGCCGGACGAATTTGTCGGCATCATCATCGAAAACCTCGGATCCCGGAAGGGAGTGATGAAGGCCATGCTGCAATCGCTCGGCAACACGAGGCTGGAATTCATCGTGCCTGCGCGCGGGTTGCTCGGGTTTCGTTCGGAATTCATGACGGATACCAAGGGGACGGGCATCCTCCATCATAATTTCCACGGCTACGAACCCTACAAGGGCGATCTCGCCACCAGGCACAAAGGCGGGGTCATACAGCTGGAAGACGGCGTCGCGACAGCCTATGCGATGTTCAAGCTTCAGGACCGCATCACCTTTTTTATCGCACCCGGGACGCATGTGTACCGGGGCATGGTCGTCGGTGAGAACGCCCGCGACGAGGATATCATCGTCAATGTCTGCAAGACGAAACAGCTTACGAACATGCGGGCGAGCGGCGCGGACGAGGCGATCCGTCTCGAACCCCCCAACATCCACACGCTTGAACAGGCTATCGAGTGGATCAACGACGACGAGTATATCGAAGTAACTCCCGCGTCTCTGCGTCTTCGCAAACGGTATCTCGACCACAACGAGCGGGTGCGGATGTCCAAGAAGAAGGTCGAAGCGATCGGGGTGGAGTAA
- a CDS encoding MFS transporter, which produces MTTLVNRAGTMALPFLVLYLTRSRGLSAGQAGLTLGVYGVGAMITAPISGALTDRIGSLLVMKGSLVFSALLLFLFPFIPDYRGVLLLTFLWAMANEAFRPASLSATAEYVAPENRKTAMAVVRVAINLGMSIGPAVAGILATYSYSYLFFVDGGTALLAAGVLFLFHGQKKGQSKKSEGPMFTWIGDPRLLYILALFIPVELIFFQHEGSLPLFLVNQLGMPEKLYGFLFPINTILIIFLEVPLNLAMAHWPHKRTLMLGALLIGAGFGALMFANSFIGVAITVVIWTFGEMIFFPTSAAFVADIAPEEKRGAYMGLYVLSFSFAFALGPWLGTAVLQHFGSTVLWGCLFGLGVLSALMTMRVSERKEGQPEH; this is translated from the coding sequence ATGACCACGCTCGTCAATCGAGCCGGTACGATGGCACTTCCTTTCCTGGTTCTTTACCTCACGAGGAGCAGGGGACTTTCCGCCGGGCAGGCCGGTCTGACGCTCGGCGTTTATGGTGTTGGAGCCATGATCACCGCGCCCATCTCGGGGGCGCTTACGGACCGTATCGGTTCGCTTCTCGTGATGAAGGGGTCTCTCGTTTTTTCCGCTCTCCTGTTGTTCCTGTTCCCGTTCATACCGGACTATCGCGGCGTTCTTCTTCTCACATTTCTTTGGGCGATGGCGAACGAAGCATTCCGGCCCGCGAGTCTCTCGGCCACGGCCGAATATGTCGCGCCTGAGAACAGGAAAACGGCGATGGCGGTTGTGCGCGTGGCGATCAATCTGGGGATGAGTATCGGACCGGCGGTGGCGGGAATCCTTGCAACGTATTCCTATTCTTACCTCTTCTTCGTCGATGGAGGAACGGCTCTCCTTGCCGCAGGTGTTCTCTTTTTGTTCCATGGCCAGAAAAAGGGACAATCAAAAAAGAGCGAAGGCCCCATGTTCACCTGGATCGGAGATCCCCGGCTCCTCTACATCCTGGCTCTCTTCATCCCGGTTGAGCTCATCTTCTTCCAGCATGAGGGATCCTTGCCGCTGTTCCTGGTAAATCAGCTCGGGATGCCGGAGAAGCTTTACGGCTTTCTCTTCCCGATCAATACAATTCTCATCATTTTTCTCGAGGTCCCGCTTAACCTGGCCATGGCGCACTGGCCGCACAAGAGAACGCTCATGCTGGGGGCGCTTTTGATCGGAGCAGGGTTCGGAGCCCTCATGTTCGCGAACAGTTTCATCGGAGTGGCGATCACGGTTGTCATCTGGACCTTTGGAGAAATGATCTTTTTCCCGACGAGCGCTGCGTTCGTTGCGGACATCGCCCCGGAAGAGAAACGGGGCGCATACATGGGACTCTACGTCTTATCGTTCAGCTTCGCATTTGCTTTGGGCCCCTGGTTGGGAACCGCGGTTCTCCAACATTTCGGGTCCACCGTTTTATGGGGATGTCTGTTTGGTCTGGGGGTTCTCTCGGCACTGATGACAATGCGGGTTTCGGAGAGAAAGGAGGGCCAGCCGGAGCACTGA
- a CDS encoding DUF2461 domain-containing protein, producing MKPELLDSEMYPPFGGFPKEGIKFLRQLKKNNNREWFAKHKPEFEDFVKLPMQSLIASLREPMSRLAPEFDVHPKRSMFRIYRDTRFSKNKLPYKTHVAAVFHHRGNWQGSPGYYFHIEPGQVFLGGGIYMPDSSQLKKIRAAIASRPDEFRSIVEDKSFKRKFGGLEGEKLKRNPLGYSADHPMIEWLKYKQFFSGVEWEEKSCYTPKVVGNIVQVYKEMLPLIRFLNEALGV from the coding sequence ATGAAGCCGGAACTGCTCGATTCCGAAATGTACCCGCCGTTCGGCGGCTTTCCGAAGGAAGGGATAAAATTCCTCCGGCAGCTGAAGAAGAACAACAACCGGGAATGGTTCGCGAAACATAAACCCGAATTTGAGGATTTCGTGAAATTGCCGATGCAATCGCTCATCGCTTCCTTGCGTGAGCCGATGTCGAGGCTTGCCCCGGAGTTCGATGTCCATCCAAAAAGAAGCATGTTCCGGATCTACCGGGACACGCGCTTCAGCAAGAACAAGCTTCCCTACAAGACTCATGTGGCGGCGGTCTTTCATCACAGAGGAAACTGGCAGGGGAGCCCCGGGTACTATTTTCACATCGAGCCCGGGCAGGTCTTTCTCGGGGGAGGAATTTACATGCCGGATAGCAGCCAGTTGAAGAAAATCCGGGCAGCGATAGCAAGCCGGCCGGATGAGTTCCGGTCGATCGTCGAAGACAAGTCATTCAAGCGGAAGTTCGGCGGCCTGGAGGGTGAAAAACTCAAGAGGAATCCGCTCGGCTATAGCGCCGATCACCCCATGATTGAATGGCTGAAATATAAGCAATTCTTCTCCGGGGTCGAGTGGGAGGAGAAGAGCTGCTATACGCCGAAAGTGGTGGGCAATATCGTTCAGGTCTACAAGGAGATGCTGCCGTTGATCCGGTTCCTGAATGAGGCGCTCGGTGTTTAA
- a CDS encoding pyridoxal phosphate-dependent aminotransferase, with protein MYDLTLSNPTDCGIAYPGTEILNSLSNSRALHYEPDPRGLLSARETISRHYESKGSKADPSRIFLTASTSEAYSILFRLLCDPGGEILVPQPSYPLFDHLAQLNDVRLTPYSLTYDHSWSVDLDSVREAITPSTKGLVIINPHNPTGMFLNESMYRALKEIAFEHSIALIVDEVFVDYPLDPNHEPISTAGEENTLTFTLNGISKMAGLPQLKLGWIIVGGSETETGEALQRLEIVCDTYLSVNTPVQVALPEIVRAGESVRANILERIRSNYACLRKAIRSESPASMLNSEGGWSAIIRVPSVRTDEEWALALLDQTGIYLHPGYFYDFGTEGHLVVSLLTPREIFHQGVREIVRFVSL; from the coding sequence GTGTACGATCTTACCCTTTCCAACCCCACCGACTGCGGAATCGCCTATCCCGGGACTGAGATCCTGAATTCCCTTTCGAATTCCCGCGCCCTTCACTACGAACCCGACCCGCGTGGTCTTCTCAGCGCGCGCGAAACGATCTCCCGGCATTACGAATCAAAAGGAAGTAAGGCGGACCCGTCCAGGATCTTCCTTACCGCGAGTACGAGCGAGGCGTACTCGATATTGTTCAGGCTCCTCTGCGACCCCGGCGGGGAGATATTGGTGCCCCAACCCTCGTATCCCCTCTTCGATCACCTCGCGCAGCTGAACGACGTCAGGCTCACACCGTACAGCCTGACATACGATCACTCGTGGAGCGTCGATCTCGATTCCGTGCGGGAGGCGATCACCCCTTCCACCAAAGGCCTGGTCATTATCAACCCGCACAACCCGACCGGGATGTTTTTGAACGAATCGATGTACCGCGCTCTCAAAGAAATCGCTTTCGAACACTCGATTGCGCTCATCGTGGACGAAGTGTTCGTCGATTATCCTCTCGATCCGAATCACGAACCCATCTCGACGGCCGGCGAAGAAAATACACTGACATTCACTCTGAACGGAATTTCGAAGATGGCGGGCCTTCCCCAACTGAAACTTGGATGGATTATTGTGGGTGGTTCTGAGACAGAAACTGGGGAGGCGTTGCAGCGTCTTGAGATCGTGTGCGATACGTACCTATCCGTGAACACCCCGGTACAGGTTGCCCTTCCTGAAATAGTGCGAGCGGGTGAGAGCGTTCGGGCGAACATCCTCGAGCGGATTCGATCCAACTATGCGTGCCTTCGAAAGGCAATCCGATCCGAGTCGCCGGCCTCCATGCTCAACTCTGAAGGCGGATGGTCCGCAATAATCCGTGTCCCCAGTGTGAGGACAGACGAGGAGTGGGCGCTTGCACTGCTCGATCAGACGGGTATCTATCTCCATCCGGGCTACTTCTACGACTTCGGAACCGAGGGACATCTTGTCGTTAGCCTGCTGACTCCAAGGGAAATATTTCATCAGGGAGTCCGGGAAATCGTCAGGTTCGTCTCCCTCTAA
- the murQ gene encoding N-acetylmuramic acid 6-phosphate etherase → MKQNKTLFDQLRKLTTEQSNPRSQTIDRMDIPGILKTIAREDATVPSAVRREIPHIGKAVAMVVRSLKSGGRLIYAGAGTSGRLGILDAAECPPTFGTPPEMILGLIAGGKSAVFRAIEGSEDLQTDGTLAIRKERVSDKDVVCGIAASMRTPYVIGALREAKRRGASTILVTTNSRAKLAGREFAALRKSVDVAICPVVGPEVIMGSTRMKAGTAQKLVLNMITTCSMVRLGKIYGNMMIDLRLNSRKLEERAKRIVMIATGLDYARASAMLDEAGGHVKTAIVMARLDISARQAKARLKKAGGFVRGALKNSR, encoded by the coding sequence GTGAAACAGAACAAAACGCTTTTTGATCAGCTCCGAAAGCTCACAACCGAGCAGTCGAACCCGCGAAGCCAAACCATCGACCGGATGGACATTCCGGGAATCCTCAAGACGATTGCGCGCGAAGATGCGACGGTACCCTCCGCCGTCAGGCGGGAGATACCCCACATTGGAAAAGCAGTGGCGATGGTCGTTCGATCGCTGAAATCTGGAGGAAGGCTTATTTACGCCGGTGCAGGTACAAGCGGCAGGCTCGGGATCCTGGACGCGGCGGAATGTCCCCCGACATTTGGGACGCCCCCGGAGATGATACTAGGGCTCATTGCCGGCGGTAAAAGCGCCGTTTTTAGGGCAATTGAGGGGTCTGAGGACCTTCAAACCGACGGGACGCTTGCTATCCGGAAGGAGAGGGTGAGCGACAAGGATGTGGTGTGCGGGATAGCCGCGAGCATGAGAACTCCCTATGTCATCGGCGCTCTCCGGGAGGCCAAACGGCGCGGAGCTTCTACCATACTCGTCACCACGAATTCCCGGGCGAAGCTTGCCGGTCGGGAGTTCGCCGCGCTTCGAAAAAGCGTCGACGTTGCGATCTGTCCCGTCGTCGGTCCGGAAGTGATCATGGGATCGACACGGATGAAAGCCGGCACCGCCCAGAAACTTGTGCTTAACATGATCACCACCTGTTCCATGGTCCGGCTCGGGAAGATCTATGGGAACATGATGATCGATCTGCGACTGAACAGCCGCAAGCTCGAGGAGCGCGCGAAGCGGATCGTCATGATCGCCACAGGCCTTGACTATGCCCGGGCCTCCGCCATGCTGGACGAGGCGGGCGGGCACGTGAAAACCGCCATCGTGATGGCAAGATTGGATATCTCAGCCCGCCAGGCGAAGGCCCGGCTCAAAAAAGCCGGCGGCTTCGTCCGGGGCGCACTCAAGAATTCGCGTTGA
- the mnmG gene encoding tRNA uridine-5-carboxymethylaminomethyl(34) synthesis enzyme MnmG: protein MVEPKPYYDVAVVGGGHAGIEASLAAARMGCKTALLTMDRKSIGRMSCNPAIGGTAKGHLVREIDALGGEMGKIADATGIQFKMLNKSKGPAVWSPRCQNDREWYSVEARNRIENQENLHILEDSLLDIHTCQDGSPGRLKVLGLSMRGGSITCRCLVLCAGTFLRGLLHTGLNETTGGRFGEPASKGVTEDLERLGFTSGRLKTGTPPRVALDSIRLEALEEQLSDDPPKPFSFQNREISNRLIPMYLTHTNEATHEALRKGFDRSPMFTGRIKGTGPRYCPSIEDKIVRFSERERHQIFLEPEGYDSNVVYVNGFSTSLPEEVQYEGLKTMAGLEQVKMLRPGYAVEYDFFPPHQIKPTLETKLVEGLFFAGQICGTSGYEEAAAQGLMAGINAALRVKGHKPFILKRSEAYIGVMIDDLVSKSTEEPYRMFTSRAEYRLLLRQDNADRRLMRQGHQFGLIPTSVLERLETKEAFIRDGIGFLERETCRPSDINPFLEQHGNSLLTQSEKLSQLLRRPGISLKELIKIECIEGCGYVDKLLNLGDPNLIDEIIEQIEIEIKYAGYIVQQTDQIQRFDKIESMSIPDDYDFQSVKSFSSEGKEKLMKFKPTSVAQASRISGITAADISVLMVQLKR, encoded by the coding sequence GTGGTAGAACCCAAACCTTATTATGATGTTGCCGTGGTTGGGGGTGGCCACGCAGGAATAGAGGCGTCACTGGCAGCCGCCAGGATGGGATGTAAGACTGCCCTCTTGACGATGGATAGAAAATCGATTGGGAGGATGTCCTGTAATCCCGCGATCGGAGGTACAGCAAAGGGGCATCTGGTGAGGGAAATTGACGCCCTTGGCGGGGAAATGGGGAAAATTGCAGATGCGACGGGGATCCAGTTCAAGATGCTCAATAAGTCTAAAGGCCCCGCTGTTTGGTCTCCAAGGTGCCAAAATGACCGCGAATGGTATTCTGTCGAAGCTCGAAATAGGATAGAAAACCAAGAAAACCTCCATATTTTGGAGGATTCCCTCCTCGATATCCATACCTGCCAGGATGGCTCTCCTGGAAGGCTGAAAGTTCTAGGATTGTCCATGCGGGGAGGTTCGATAACCTGCCGGTGTCTCGTTCTTTGCGCAGGCACGTTCTTGCGCGGCTTACTTCATACGGGACTTAACGAAACCACGGGGGGCAGGTTCGGTGAACCAGCATCAAAGGGTGTCACCGAGGACCTTGAGAGGCTGGGGTTTACGAGCGGGAGGCTCAAGACGGGGACCCCGCCCAGGGTTGCACTCGACAGCATTCGCCTCGAGGCTTTGGAGGAACAGCTTAGCGACGACCCACCAAAGCCCTTTTCCTTCCAAAATAGGGAGATTTCGAACAGATTGATCCCGATGTACCTCACCCACACGAACGAAGCGACTCATGAGGCCCTCAGGAAGGGATTCGACCGCTCACCCATGTTTACCGGGAGAATTAAGGGTACCGGGCCCCGATATTGCCCTTCGATCGAGGACAAGATCGTCAGATTTTCTGAGCGGGAAAGGCATCAGATCTTCCTGGAGCCTGAGGGGTATGACTCAAACGTAGTATATGTCAACGGCTTCTCTACGAGCCTTCCGGAGGAAGTTCAGTATGAGGGGCTCAAAACCATGGCGGGGCTTGAACAGGTAAAGATGCTGCGGCCCGGCTATGCCGTAGAATACGATTTCTTTCCGCCACACCAGATCAAACCCACCTTGGAGACGAAACTTGTGGAGGGCCTGTTCTTTGCCGGTCAGATCTGCGGTACATCGGGATATGAGGAAGCGGCCGCACAGGGCCTGATGGCTGGAATCAACGCCGCCCTCAGGGTAAAAGGCCATAAACCTTTCATTTTGAAGCGATCTGAGGCATATATTGGGGTGATGATCGACGACCTGGTCAGCAAGAGCACCGAAGAGCCTTACCGCATGTTCACGTCCAGGGCAGAATACCGGCTGCTCCTCAGGCAAGACAATGCAGACCGGCGACTCATGAGGCAGGGGCACCAGTTCGGTCTCATCCCCACTAGTGTTCTGGAGCGGCTTGAGACCAAGGAGGCGTTTATCAGGGACGGGATAGGCTTCCTGGAGCGGGAGACCTGTCGGCCATCGGATATCAATCCTTTTCTCGAGCAGCATGGCAACTCTCTCCTGACTCAAAGCGAGAAACTTTCTCAGCTGTTGCGCCGGCCGGGAATAAGCCTGAAGGAGCTTATCAAAATAGAGTGTATTGAGGGATGTGGATATGTCGACAAATTGTTGAACCTTGGAGATCCCAACCTCATTGACGAGATAATCGAGCAAATTGAAATTGAAATCAAGTATGCCGGTTATATAGTCCAGCAGACGGACCAGATCCAAAGATTCGACAAAATCGAATCGATGAGCATTCCGGATGACTATGATTTCCAATCTGTGAAATCGTTTTCGAGCGAGGGAAAAGAGAAGCTCATGAAATTCAAGCCCACCTCGGTTGCGCAAGCGTCACGCATCAGCGGGATAACGGCTGCCGATATTTCTGTGTTAATGGTTCAACTCAAACGGTAG